The following are encoded together in the Haliscomenobacter hydrossis DSM 1100 genome:
- a CDS encoding sensor histidine kinase codes for MENGKPFCKQYLIIFLLLLGLSSSLSANTNPLLSPSDSILEVQRQRFLPHIHSVAWVRDLIAEDSTSSRAKILKPLAALDENWLKQARFSPQMPQQWVGFWSSSSGDAVDVFPRNVFYKGRLYRVRGAFELQGLLIFQIEEAALTKLLAMVRTSSRMGESNCHAFELSKEKFTEPTFYYLSQRERRAVQMIPNPLYGEYVEQNTSSFMRPKTLAALGQNSVVAMKRRWLIKSRGEVFMKGRRAYRLFTVEEKSGLPGYFLLEKMDLYKDVWTLSLIVPSNHNTFRESFFVLGTKTAKPDKIRIPYTWIVFTALFALLVYVLYRRRLYNLQRAQSRTQLALSGLRAQLNPHFLFNALTSIQDLVNQDNKPAANRYFNEMAELLRYVVDSSKEEYTPLAAELEALEKYCSLESLRTPFGYSFDVRPELNQNTTEIPTLLIQPFIENAILHGLRPSTEAKELKVSIWPEGDNRIGVSILDNGIGIEEAQRRQNANNDLRGHQGMATTQQRIDLLNEGKREKITLKVIDRRRLKSNLTGTLVQLSIPI; via the coding sequence ATGGAAAACGGTAAACCATTTTGTAAACAATACCTCATAATCTTCCTCCTCTTGCTGGGCTTAAGCTCCAGCCTGAGTGCCAATACCAATCCACTCTTATCTCCATCCGATTCTATCCTGGAAGTGCAACGCCAGCGTTTCCTCCCCCACATCCATAGTGTGGCCTGGGTGCGGGACTTAATCGCGGAGGATTCCACCTCTAGCCGGGCAAAAATACTCAAACCACTCGCTGCATTGGACGAAAACTGGCTGAAACAGGCTCGTTTTTCACCCCAAATGCCGCAGCAATGGGTCGGTTTTTGGAGCAGCTCGAGCGGCGATGCGGTCGATGTGTTCCCCCGCAATGTCTTTTACAAGGGTCGCCTGTATCGGGTAAGGGGGGCCTTCGAACTACAAGGTTTGCTCATTTTTCAAATCGAAGAGGCTGCGCTGACCAAACTTTTGGCCATGGTTCGTACCTCCTCCCGTATGGGTGAATCGAATTGTCATGCTTTTGAACTCTCCAAAGAAAAATTTACGGAACCAACTTTTTATTACCTCTCCCAGCGGGAGCGTAGGGCTGTACAAATGATCCCGAATCCATTGTACGGCGAATATGTGGAACAAAACACGTCCAGCTTCATGCGGCCTAAAACCCTGGCCGCTTTGGGGCAAAATTCCGTCGTCGCCATGAAGCGGCGCTGGCTCATCAAATCCCGGGGCGAGGTGTTCATGAAGGGACGCCGTGCTTACCGCTTGTTTACGGTAGAGGAAAAATCTGGTTTGCCCGGTTATTTTTTACTCGAAAAAATGGACCTGTACAAAGATGTCTGGACTTTGAGTCTGATCGTGCCATCCAACCACAATACTTTCCGGGAGTCATTCTTTGTATTAGGCACTAAGACGGCCAAACCAGACAAAATAAGGATTCCGTACACCTGGATCGTTTTTACGGCTCTTTTTGCACTATTGGTCTACGTCCTCTACCGCCGGCGCCTGTACAACCTCCAACGGGCACAATCCCGCACCCAGTTGGCACTCTCGGGCTTGCGCGCGCAATTGAATCCGCATTTCCTTTTTAATGCCCTGACTTCCATCCAGGATCTGGTCAATCAAGACAACAAACCAGCGGCCAACCGCTATTTTAATGAAATGGCGGAACTGCTGCGCTATGTCGTCGATAGCTCCAAAGAGGAATATACCCCGCTTGCGGCGGAACTGGAGGCGCTGGAGAAGTATTGTTCGCTCGAATCGCTGCGCACGCCGTTTGGGTACAGTTTTGATGTCCGCCCCGAACTGAACCAAAATACCACCGAGATTCCTACACTGCTGATCCAACCTTTTATCGAAAATGCTATCTTGCATGGCCTGCGCCCCAGCACGGAAGCCAAAGAACTTAAGGTCAGCATCTGGCCGGAAGGGGACAACCGCATCGGGGTCTCGATCCTGGACAACGGCATCGGCATCGAAGAGGCGCAGCGTCGCCAAAATGCCAACAACGACCTCCGTGGCCACCAGGGCATGGCGACCACCCAACAACGGATCGACTTGCTCAACGAGGGCAAACGGGAAAAGATTACCCTCAAGGTGATCGACCGCCGCCGCCTTAAATCCAATTTGACCGGCACCCTCGTCCAACTTTCTATCCCCATCTAA
- a CDS encoding sensor histidine kinase, producing MNTFKKTFLTCLFSMLLWLSWNTPSLARTDLDALRQKAAQEVLPHLAQLEKMRQGIQKDTAKFARMQLLLDIDQAWVQQAQFSPRVVADWVGYRPAASRKETIDLFEEYVHLWSKLSKVAYFFHRGDQAIVGLDMPENPTVILFNRSKGQLNLQHLLVLSENRPVNNQKPQFKFLPTQKMVPSALQGEYISTTRRSIVEVWRTEAPAIFRDSLIKALDRTWKVYTAEEIKIPGKTDEMMYRILAFDKNGIPGYFTMKKDGMIWHFNLHLEQSDKLGQNNYQFQFFAKSRHLRGRYLHFVFMSYLVLQFLFGWRTERKNRKLEAERDRANLALMGLRARLNPHFLFNTLGSIQDLMNQNNLDAANRYFSEMAELLRYVVDSASNDYVLLRDELNALEKYCSLEALRTPFEYSFVVDPEIDLDTEVPTMLLQPFVENAILHGLRPSTDPKVLLLKLKLKTPKLLVITIQDTGIGIEESRRRTHLLSPGRSHQGMDLTNQRIELLNMGKSDPIELEIQDRKRVSKQSGTTVRLYIPI from the coding sequence ATGAACACCTTCAAAAAAACCTTCCTCACCTGCCTTTTTTCGATGCTCCTGTGGCTGAGCTGGAACACACCTTCCCTCGCCCGTACCGATCTGGATGCGCTGCGCCAAAAAGCCGCCCAGGAAGTTTTGCCCCACCTGGCTCAACTGGAAAAGATGCGGCAGGGGATCCAAAAGGATACGGCAAAGTTTGCCCGGATGCAGTTGTTGTTGGACATCGATCAGGCCTGGGTGCAACAGGCGCAATTCAGCCCCCGCGTGGTTGCCGATTGGGTCGGCTACCGGCCCGCGGCTTCCCGGAAGGAGACCATCGATCTGTTTGAGGAGTACGTGCATCTTTGGAGTAAATTGTCTAAGGTCGCTTACTTTTTTCATCGGGGTGATCAGGCCATTGTAGGACTGGACATGCCCGAAAACCCAACTGTCATCCTCTTCAACCGCAGCAAGGGTCAACTCAACCTACAGCACTTACTGGTCTTGAGTGAAAACCGACCCGTCAACAATCAGAAACCCCAATTTAAGTTCTTGCCTACCCAAAAAATGGTGCCCAGTGCTTTACAGGGGGAGTACATCTCTACCACCAGAAGATCCATTGTTGAAGTTTGGCGCACCGAAGCGCCCGCCATTTTTCGCGACTCCTTGATCAAAGCCCTGGATCGAACCTGGAAGGTGTACACTGCGGAGGAGATTAAAATACCGGGCAAAACCGACGAAATGATGTACCGCATCTTGGCTTTTGACAAAAATGGCATTCCTGGGTATTTCACCATGAAAAAAGACGGTATGATTTGGCACTTCAACCTTCATTTGGAACAAAGTGACAAGCTGGGCCAAAACAACTACCAGTTTCAATTTTTTGCCAAATCGCGTCACTTGCGAGGACGCTACTTGCATTTTGTATTCATGAGTTACCTGGTGCTGCAATTTTTATTTGGATGGCGCACCGAGCGAAAAAATCGGAAGTTGGAAGCAGAACGGGATCGGGCCAATTTGGCCTTGATGGGACTTCGCGCCCGCCTGAATCCGCATTTTTTGTTCAATACCTTAGGCTCAATTCAGGATCTGATGAACCAAAACAACCTCGACGCGGCCAATCGGTATTTTTCAGAAATGGCGGAACTGCTGCGCTATGTAGTCGATAGTGCGTCCAACGATTATGTACTCCTTAGGGATGAACTCAATGCCCTGGAAAAGTATTGCTCCCTGGAGGCCCTGCGTACCCCCTTTGAGTATTCTTTTGTGGTCGACCCTGAGATCGATCTCGATACCGAGGTTCCCACCATGCTCTTGCAGCCTTTTGTCGAAAATGCCATCTTGCATGGCCTGCGCCCAAGTACGGATCCTAAGGTACTCTTGCTGAAGCTCAAATTGAAAACCCCCAAGCTCCTGGTCATCACGATTCAAGATACCGGAATCGGGATTGAGGAGTCGCGCCGCCGGACGCATCTGCTTTCTCCGGGTCGCAGCCACCAGGGCATGGACTTGACGAATCAACGGATTGAGTTGCTCAATATGGGAAAAAGCGACCCCATTGAACTCGAAATTCAGGATCGGAAACGGGTGTCCAAGCAATCGGGAACCACCGTCCGACTTTATATTCCGATCTAA
- a CDS encoding CHC2 zinc finger domain-containing protein translates to MLVQSSTMTVPEAKNIPLVDLLARLGHQPAEVRQGGNDVWYLSPFRQEKTPSFHIHQGRNVWYDFGDGSSEGGNLIDFVMRQQQCSFARAMAFLEKLYGRGVHVASLWNQPSAVATVAAPGDKFLLDKVQPLQNQALRQYLQSRGIDPRIASHWVQEAYYHHRDTRKQYFGIAFANGCGGYELRNPYFKTSLGAKGISFLGGKDATRCSIFEGFFDFLAYLCLEGIQVDLPQDVLVLNSLSFQEQGFSLLESRDYHQVDSYLDNDEAGASATLELIYRMGEQRVQPQHRRYKGYKDLSAWWEKEGKGVGLAKMNTY, encoded by the coding sequence TTGCTGGTACAATCAAGCACGATGACCGTACCCGAAGCCAAAAACATTCCACTTGTCGATCTGTTGGCCCGTTTGGGACACCAGCCCGCCGAAGTACGGCAAGGCGGGAATGACGTATGGTACCTGTCGCCCTTTCGGCAAGAGAAGACGCCCAGTTTTCACATCCACCAGGGCCGCAACGTGTGGTACGACTTTGGGGACGGCTCAAGTGAAGGAGGCAACCTGATCGACTTTGTGATGCGCCAGCAACAATGTTCCTTTGCCCGGGCGATGGCCTTTCTGGAAAAACTGTACGGCCGGGGCGTACACGTAGCCAGTCTGTGGAACCAGCCGAGTGCAGTCGCCACGGTCGCTGCACCCGGAGACAAGTTTCTTTTGGACAAGGTTCAGCCCTTACAGAACCAGGCCTTGAGGCAATACCTCCAATCACGCGGCATTGACCCCCGGATCGCCAGTCACTGGGTACAAGAAGCCTACTACCACCACCGGGACACCCGGAAGCAATATTTTGGCATAGCCTTTGCCAACGGCTGCGGCGGATACGAGTTGCGGAATCCTTACTTCAAAACCTCACTGGGTGCCAAGGGGATCAGTTTTTTGGGCGGAAAAGACGCGACCAGATGCAGCATCTTCGAAGGCTTTTTTGATTTCCTGGCGTATTTGTGTCTGGAAGGCATCCAGGTCGATCTGCCCCAGGATGTGTTGGTGCTCAACTCGCTCAGTTTTCAGGAACAAGGTTTCAGCTTGTTGGAGTCTCGGGACTACCACCAGGTAGACAGTTACCTGGACAACGACGAAGCCGGTGCCAGTGCAACGCTGGAACTGATTTACCGGATGGGGGAGCAGCGGGTACAGCCGCAGCACCGGCGGTACAAGGGGTATAAGGATTTGAGTGCCTGGTGGGAGAAAGAGGGGAAGGGTGTTGGTTTGGCAAAAATGAACACATATTGA
- a CDS encoding KilA-N domain-containing protein, which produces MANLVKFNYENNAISFEFSDGNKMINATEMARPFGKLPGNFLKSQHAQDYIRLLEMRYAVGGLENGQPKEVLRVVKGGGTEPQGTWMDEKLALKFAAWLSPEFELWVYDRIQELLTTGKTEIREFQPSGVIQSLRLIVEKLEDQEVLNEKVRGELDQAAQRLDELEAKIVSVDENYYTIAGYCTLHKIPCPLDKAKEWGKAATALSHTKGIAMGTAHDERYGRVKTYHREVLEETIGK; this is translated from the coding sequence ATGGCCAATTTGGTAAAATTCAATTACGAGAACAATGCCATTTCATTTGAATTTTCAGATGGCAATAAAATGATCAATGCGACGGAGATGGCCAGGCCATTCGGCAAGCTACCGGGTAACTTTTTAAAATCACAGCACGCGCAAGATTACATAAGGTTGCTTGAAATGCGGTATGCGGTAGGGGGACTTGAAAATGGTCAACCCAAAGAAGTATTAAGGGTAGTGAAGGGGGGCGGTACAGAACCTCAAGGTACCTGGATGGATGAAAAGCTCGCCTTGAAATTTGCAGCATGGCTTTCCCCGGAATTCGAACTTTGGGTATACGACCGCATCCAGGAATTGCTCACTACTGGCAAAACTGAAATCCGCGAATTTCAGCCCTCGGGAGTGATCCAGAGTCTACGGTTGATCGTAGAAAAGCTGGAAGATCAGGAAGTTTTGAACGAAAAAGTACGTGGTGAACTGGACCAGGCCGCGCAGCGCCTGGATGAGCTGGAAGCCAAAATTGTGAGTGTGGATGAAAACTACTATACCATTGCTGGATATTGTACGCTGCACAAGATTCCCTGTCCGCTGGACAAGGCCAAGGAATGGGGCAAAGCAGCAACAGCGTTGAGTCATACGAAGGGTATTGCCATGGGAACTGCCCACGATGAGCGCTATGGGCGGGTGAAGACGTACCATCGGGAGGTGTTGGAGGAGACGATTGGGAAGTAG
- a CDS encoding replication protein RepA produces the protein MEEQKKTASNMELSKIQKRSFQSHVILRTTEADKNDAMFQHSVLCQTFLPYRDPGSNINLWQQRQGSATLAVQAGNTYDPSIGEFAQIGLPYGPKARLILAHINTEAIKSRRPEIDVEESMTAFIRKMGLNTDGRTIKVVKEQLRRISVATFSIGFVTEEGSTQADLKIVKSFDLWFPKDQNQRVMWNSTIMLTDDYFHSLTEHAIPLDERALAALSHSAMGLDIYAWLAQRLHRVSYERPQFIAWTNLRDQFGHAYGELSKFKQVFRKTLKDVLMQYPGARIEEDPGKGFKLFNSPPPIPTKVFSLIDEVSKKKQE, from the coding sequence ATGGAAGAGCAAAAAAAGACCGCAAGCAATATGGAGCTCAGCAAAATTCAAAAGCGGAGTTTCCAATCCCACGTCATCCTTAGAACGACCGAAGCCGACAAAAACGACGCGATGTTTCAGCACAGCGTACTTTGTCAGACTTTTTTGCCCTATCGGGATCCAGGCTCGAACATCAATTTATGGCAACAACGGCAAGGATCGGCAACCCTCGCCGTACAAGCAGGCAATACCTATGACCCTTCTATTGGAGAATTTGCCCAAATCGGTTTGCCCTATGGTCCCAAAGCCCGGTTGATTTTGGCGCACATCAACACAGAGGCCATCAAAAGTCGGCGACCAGAAATAGACGTAGAAGAAAGTATGACCGCCTTCATCCGGAAGATGGGGCTGAACACCGACGGCCGCACCATCAAAGTAGTCAAAGAACAACTGCGGCGCATCTCCGTGGCCACCTTTTCCATTGGTTTTGTCACCGAAGAAGGCAGTACCCAGGCCGATTTAAAAATCGTGAAGTCATTTGACCTGTGGTTTCCCAAAGACCAGAACCAGCGCGTGATGTGGAACTCCACGATCATGCTGACCGACGACTATTTCCACAGTTTGACCGAGCACGCCATTCCCCTGGACGAAAGAGCACTCGCCGCGTTGTCGCACAGCGCGATGGGGCTTGACATATACGCCTGGTTGGCGCAGCGCCTGCACCGGGTCAGTTACGAAAGACCACAATTCATCGCCTGGACCAACTTGAGAGATCAATTCGGGCATGCCTATGGCGAGCTGTCCAAATTCAAACAAGTATTTCGGAAGACGTTGAAAGACGTCTTGATGCAATATCCTGGAGCAAGGATAGAAGAAGATCCCGGCAAAGGCTTCAAGCTCTTCAATTCGCCACCACCGATCCCAACCAAAGTGTTCAGTCTGATCGATGAAGTAAGCAAAAAAAAGCAGGAATAA